The following are from one region of the Deltaproteobacteria bacterium genome:
- the prfA gene encoding peptide chain release factor 1, translating to MFQKLDEVENRYEELEKLLTDPKVLGNPKEMQKLARERAGISKLVETYRAYKKVEEEIKESHNLLTESDEEMRELAKAELHSLKERQAALEEEIKTLLLPQDPRDDKNIFLEIRAGTGGEEAALFAADLFRMYAKFAEMNRWRVEVMSQNPTGLGGFKEIIALIEGKKVYSRLKYESGVHRVQRVPVTESSGRIHTSAVTVAVLPEADEVEVEINPNDLRIDVYRSSGPGGQSVNTTDSAVRVTHIPTGLVVTCQDEKSQHKNKAKALKVLRARLLDQLMEEQHNEISEDRKSQVGSGDRSERVRTYNFPQNRITDHRLGLTLHRLDSVLEGDLAEVVDVLNAHFQAEALKSR from the coding sequence ATGTTCCAAAAACTGGATGAAGTTGAGAATCGTTATGAGGAGTTGGAAAAGCTCCTCACCGACCCCAAAGTTTTGGGGAACCCCAAAGAGATGCAGAAACTGGCCCGGGAAAGGGCCGGGATCTCCAAACTCGTGGAAACCTACCGCGCTTACAAAAAGGTCGAGGAAGAAATCAAGGAAAGCCATAACCTGCTTACGGAATCCGATGAAGAAATGAGGGAACTGGCCAAAGCAGAACTGCATTCTTTAAAAGAACGGCAGGCGGCCTTGGAGGAAGAAATCAAGACTCTCCTTTTGCCCCAGGACCCGAGAGACGACAAGAACATTTTTTTGGAAATTCGGGCCGGGACCGGCGGAGAAGAAGCGGCCCTCTTCGCCGCCGATCTATTTCGTATGTATGCCAAATTCGCCGAGATGAATCGCTGGCGGGTAGAGGTGATGAGTCAGAATCCTACAGGATTGGGGGGTTTTAAGGAGATCATCGCCCTCATTGAAGGGAAAAAGGTTTACAGCCGTTTGAAATATGAGAGCGGTGTCCATCGGGTCCAACGCGTTCCCGTAACCGAATCATCGGGGCGGATTCATACTTCCGCGGTCACCGTGGCCGTCTTGCCTGAGGCCGATGAAGTGGAAGTGGAGATCAATCCCAACGATCTGCGCATCGATGTCTATCGTTCTTCAGGACCCGGAGGGCAGAGTGTCAACACCACAGACTCAGCCGTGCGGGTCACTCACATCCCCACCGGCCTGGTGGTGACCTGCCAGGATGAGAAATCCCAGCATAAAAACAAGGCCAAAGCCCTGAAGGTGCTGCGGGCCCGCCTGCTCGACCAGTTGATGGAGGAGCAGCACAACGAAATATCTGAAGACCGGAAAAGCCAAGTGGGCAGCGGGGATCGTAGTGAACGCGTGCGTACGTATAACTTTCCACAGAATCGGATTACAGACCATCGCCTAGGCCTCACCTTGCACCGTTTAGACAGCGTCCTTGAAGGGGACTTAGCTGAAGTGGTAGATGTCCTAAATGCCCATTTTCAGGCCGAGGCCCTGAAATCTCGGTAA
- the hisD gene encoding histidinol dehydrogenase, which produces MRVLISGEIGFAKFLKKLSHRGEAELAKVEVQVRDILEQVKKQGDQALLRLTRIYDGWKASSKTLRVSRGEIQAALKALSREEKKVLEFAAARIERFHSLQDRRSWSFAEEDGTILGQIVRPVETVGIYVPGGKAAYPSSVLMNAIPAKVAGVSSIIMASPTPQGHINPAVLVAAQIAGVDAVFKIGGAQAIGAMAFGTKSIPKVDKIVGPGNIYVAAAKRLVFGEVAIDAIAGPSEILIIADGSGDPSFLAADLISQAEHDEQASAVLLCLSRSFAEKVQKEVIQQISVLPRRKIAEPSLRNWGAILIVKNLSAAVKIANDLAPEHLELAVADPFGLLPKIENAGAIFLGHISPEAIGDYVAGPNHVLPTGGTARFSSPLGVYDFLKRSSLICLSPEGLKKLSPPGMHLAAMENLEGHRRSIEVRKKSVDSSGPFD; this is translated from the coding sequence ATGAGAGTCCTCATTTCTGGAGAGATAGGTTTTGCGAAATTTTTAAAAAAGTTGTCCCACAGGGGAGAGGCCGAATTGGCCAAGGTAGAAGTGCAGGTCCGCGACATTTTGGAGCAGGTCAAAAAACAAGGGGATCAGGCTCTCCTCAGACTCACCAGGATATATGATGGTTGGAAGGCTTCGTCGAAGACTCTGCGCGTCTCCAGGGGGGAAATCCAAGCCGCGCTGAAAGCGTTGAGCCGGGAAGAAAAAAAAGTCCTGGAATTTGCAGCGGCCCGGATCGAAAGATTCCACTCCCTGCAAGATCGTCGATCCTGGTCTTTTGCCGAAGAAGACGGGACCATCCTCGGGCAAATTGTGCGCCCAGTTGAGACCGTTGGTATCTACGTTCCCGGAGGAAAAGCGGCCTACCCTTCCAGCGTGTTGATGAATGCCATCCCGGCAAAGGTGGCCGGAGTTTCCAGCATCATCATGGCCAGCCCCACCCCCCAGGGTCATATAAACCCTGCTGTCCTGGTGGCAGCGCAGATTGCCGGGGTCGATGCCGTCTTTAAGATCGGAGGTGCTCAAGCGATCGGGGCGATGGCCTTTGGCACTAAAAGCATCCCCAAAGTGGACAAGATTGTCGGACCGGGCAATATTTACGTCGCCGCGGCGAAACGGTTGGTATTCGGGGAAGTGGCCATCGATGCCATCGCCGGGCCCAGTGAGATTCTGATCATAGCCGATGGCAGCGGCGATCCATCATTTTTAGCGGCTGACCTCATCTCCCAGGCCGAGCATGATGAGCAGGCCTCTGCTGTCCTGCTATGCCTCTCCCGAAGCTTCGCCGAAAAGGTCCAGAAAGAAGTCATCCAGCAAATTTCCGTATTGCCCCGCCGGAAAATTGCCGAACCTTCTCTAAGAAATTGGGGGGCAATCCTCATCGTAAAAAATCTTTCTGCGGCAGTTAAAATTGCCAATGACCTGGCCCCGGAACACCTGGAGCTGGCTGTGGCCGACCCCTTCGGCCTCTTGCCCAAGATCGAAAATGCGGGGGCCATCTTCCTGGGCCATATTTCTCCGGAAGCCATTGGGGATTATGTTGCCGGCCCCAACCATGTGTTGCCCACAGGGGGAACGGCCCGCTTTTCTTCCCCCCTGGGAGTTTATGATTTCCTCAAGCGATCGAGCCTGATCTGCCTTTCACCGGAGGGCCTGAAAAAACTTTCCCCGCCGGGTATGCATCTGGCCGCAATGGAAAACCTGGAAGGGCACCGTAGATCAATCGAGGTGCGCAAAAAATCCGTTGATTCTTCCGGACCATTTGATTAG
- the prmC gene encoding peptide chain release factor N(5)-glutamine methyltransferase translates to MPQDTWTILKLIRWTDERFKKEGLTSPRLDAEVLLAESLGMDRVGLYTHFDQPLQPRELTRFKKRIQRRLAREPLAYIVGKREFWSLTFKVTADVLIPRPETEVLVAEALQVLVDAKRPTRSWRILEIGTGSGAVSIALAKELPLASLVATDLSGKALAIARENALGNGVQERIQFLQGDLFAPLEEGSQFELILSNPPYVPRSHFASLAPEVRDFEPRVALDGGKDGLAFFRRALPRVGEFLQPEGWFLAEIGAGQDPEVRKIAAENPDLDAFDFIPDLAGIKRVFKARKR, encoded by the coding sequence TTGCCCCAGGACACTTGGACGATCCTCAAATTGATCCGCTGGACCGATGAAAGATTCAAGAAGGAAGGTTTAACCAGCCCCCGCCTCGATGCCGAGGTTCTTCTGGCTGAATCACTGGGGATGGACCGGGTAGGGCTTTATACCCATTTCGATCAGCCGCTCCAGCCCAGGGAGCTGACCCGATTCAAAAAGCGGATCCAGAGGAGGCTGGCGCGTGAGCCTTTGGCCTACATCGTCGGCAAACGCGAATTCTGGTCGCTAACTTTTAAAGTCACTGCGGACGTTCTTATTCCCCGTCCGGAGACCGAAGTATTGGTTGCGGAAGCCCTGCAAGTATTGGTCGACGCGAAACGACCAACGCGGAGTTGGCGCATTTTAGAGATCGGTACGGGCAGCGGCGCCGTCAGTATCGCCCTGGCGAAGGAGCTCCCGTTGGCCTCGTTGGTGGCCACGGATCTTTCGGGAAAGGCCCTCGCCATTGCTCGCGAAAATGCCTTAGGGAATGGAGTCCAAGAACGCATTCAATTTTTACAAGGAGATCTGTTTGCTCCTTTGGAAGAAGGGAGTCAATTTGAACTTATCCTTTCCAACCCCCCGTATGTTCCCCGGAGTCATTTTGCTTCTCTGGCGCCAGAGGTGCGCGATTTTGAGCCCCGAGTAGCACTGGACGGGGGAAAAGACGGTTTGGCTTTCTTTCGTCGAGCTCTGCCGAGAGTGGGAGAGTTTCTCCAGCCAGAAGGCTGGTTCCTGGCCGAGATCGGCGCAGGGCAAGATCCGGAAGTTCGAAAGATTGCCGCAGAAAATCCGGATCTCGATGCCTTCGATTTTATCCCAGATCTGGCTGGGATCAAAAGAGTATTTAAGGCCCGAAAAAGGTGA
- the murA gene encoding UDP-N-acetylglucosamine 1-carboxyvinyltransferase translates to MEKMIIEGGYRLVGQIPISGAKNAALPLFAASLLVEGWNTLQNVPALTDIRTIARLLRQMGVKIEGESGTVRLNAAGVHSYEAPYNLVKTMRASVLVLGPLVAKWKRARVSLPGGCAIGARPINLHLKGLEALGAKVELKHGYVEARADRLKGAKIYFDLSTVTGTENIMMAATLAEGRTVLENAASEPEVVDLANFLNKMGAKIQGIGTDVVIIDGVEELKPMEHAIMADRIEAGTLMVAVGMTQGNVKLLNCDLTQMEAVVAKLREAGLEIFPEGDGVKVIGPVNIKAVDVKTLPYPGFPTDMQAQIMALMCLASGLSVITEAVFENRFMHVSELRRMGAEIRVEGPNAIVRGRASLTGAPVMATDLRASASLVLAGLAAEGTTEVSRIYHLDRGYEKLDQKLTKLGAKISRVKE, encoded by the coding sequence ATGGAAAAGATGATCATCGAAGGAGGCTATCGCCTGGTAGGGCAGATTCCCATCAGCGGGGCGAAGAATGCTGCCCTCCCGCTTTTCGCGGCCTCTCTTTTGGTGGAAGGGTGGAATACCCTGCAAAACGTACCGGCCTTGACCGACATTCGGACCATTGCCAGACTTCTTCGGCAGATGGGCGTCAAGATCGAAGGAGAAAGTGGGACGGTACGATTGAATGCAGCCGGGGTTCATTCCTACGAGGCACCCTACAATCTGGTTAAAACCATGCGGGCTTCGGTGCTGGTCCTGGGTCCCTTGGTGGCCAAATGGAAGCGTGCCCGCGTCTCTCTTCCCGGAGGATGTGCCATCGGTGCCCGGCCTATTAATCTGCACCTCAAAGGCCTCGAAGCTCTGGGAGCAAAAGTCGAGTTGAAACATGGATACGTGGAAGCCCGGGCCGACCGCCTGAAGGGGGCCAAAATCTATTTTGACCTTTCCACGGTGACCGGAACAGAAAATATTATGATGGCTGCGACCCTGGCTGAAGGAAGGACCGTTTTAGAAAATGCGGCCAGCGAACCCGAAGTGGTAGATCTGGCCAATTTTTTGAATAAAATGGGGGCCAAGATTCAGGGGATCGGAACCGATGTGGTGATCATTGACGGGGTGGAAGAGTTAAAGCCGATGGAGCACGCCATCATGGCCGATCGCATCGAAGCCGGCACTCTTATGGTGGCGGTTGGAATGACGCAAGGCAACGTGAAACTCCTGAACTGTGATCTCACCCAGATGGAGGCCGTGGTGGCCAAACTGCGAGAAGCAGGGCTGGAAATTTTTCCCGAAGGAGATGGCGTGAAAGTCATCGGGCCGGTTAATATTAAGGCGGTGGATGTCAAAACCCTGCCCTATCCGGGATTTCCGACGGATATGCAAGCTCAGATCATGGCCTTAATGTGCTTGGCCAGTGGGCTATCCGTCATCACGGAGGCCGTTTTTGAGAATCGTTTCATGCATGTGAGTGAATTGAGGCGGATGGGGGCAGAGATCCGGGTGGAGGGTCCGAATGCGATTGTCCGCGGTCGGGCCAGTCTCACCGGCGCCCCCGTGATGGCTACAGACTTGCGGGCCAGTGCCTCTTTGGTTTTGGCTGGCTTAGCCGCCGAAGGGACAACGGAGGTCTCCCGCATTTACCATCTGGACCGAGGATATGAAAAGCTTGACCAGAAGTTAACCAAGCTGGGAGCGAAAATCAGCCGGGTAAAGGAATAA